A genomic region of Serinus canaria isolate serCan28SL12 chromosome 1A, serCan2020, whole genome shotgun sequence contains the following coding sequences:
- the LOC103822471 gene encoding tubulin alpha-3 chain isoform X3 → MADQCSGLQGFLVFHSFGGGTGSGFTSLLMERLSVEYSKKSKLEFSVYPAPQVSTAVVEPYNSILTTHTTLEHSDCSFMVDNEAIYDICHRNLDIERPTYTNLNRLIGQIVSSVTASLRFNGALNVDLIEFQTNLVPYPRIHFPLTTYAPIVSAEKAYHEQLSVPEITNACFEFSNQMVKCDPRRGKYMACCLLYRGDVVPKDVNAAIAAIKTRRSIQFVDWCPTGFKVGINYQPPTVVPGGDLAKVQRAVCMLSNTTAIAEAWARLDHKFDLMYAKRAFVHWYVGEGMEEGEFSEAREDLAALEKDYEEVGRDSADGEEEEEEGEEDEY, encoded by the exons ATG GCTGACCAGTGCAGTGGACTCCAAGGCTTCCTGGTCTTCCACAGCTTCGGAGGAGGCACCGGCTCCGGCTTCACCTCGCTGCTCATGGAGCGGCTCTCCGTGGAGTACAGCAAGAAATCCAAGCTGGAATTCTCGGTGTACCCGGCCCCGCAGGTGTCCACGGCCGTGGTGGAGCCCTACAACTCCATCCTGACCACGCACACCACGCTGGAGCACTCGGACTGCTCCTTCATGGTGGACAACGAGGCCATCTACGACATCTGCCACCGCAACCTGGACATCGAGCGCCCCACCTACACCAACCTCAACAGGCTGATCGGCCAGATCGTGTCCTCGGTCACGGCCTCGCTGCGCTTCAACGGCGCCCTCAACGTGGACCTGATCGAGTTCCAGACCAACCTGGTGCCCTACCCGCGCATCCACTTCCCGCTCACCACCTACGCGCCCATCGTCTCGGCCGAGAAGGCCTACCACGAGCAGCTCTCCGTGCCCGAGATCACCAACGCCTGCTTCGAGTTCTCCAACCAGATGGTCAAGTGCGACCCTCGCCGCGGCAAGTACATGGCCTGCTGCCTGCTCTACCGCGGCGACGTGGTGCCCAAGGACGTCAACGCCGCCATCGCCGCCATCAAGACGCGCCGCTCCATCCAGTTCGTGGACTGGTGCCCCACCGGCTTCAAGGTGGGCATCAACTACCAGCCGCCCACGGTGGTGCCCGGCGGCGACCTGGCCAAGGTGCAGAGGGCCGTGTGCATGCTGAGCAACACCACGGCCATCGCCGAGGCCTGGGCCCGCCTGGACCACAAGTTCGACCTGATGTACGCCAAGAGGGCCTTCGTGCACTGGTACGTGGGGGAGGGCATGGAGGAGGGCGAGTTCTCCGAGGCCAGGGAGGACCTGGCGGCCCTGGAGAAGGATTACGAggaggttggaagggactcgGCGGacggggaggaggaggaggaggagggtgaggaggatGAGTACTGA
- the UCN3 gene encoding urocortin-3, giving the protein MSHPRLLLLLVLLGAAGAGRALSLSSAASLLSCLQAALSEARPGPPQDNAALDKRGSASPSLEEASQEDTEEEEELGKRTFPGDGHHKHVSQAQGKGKSQQNRAKSDRRTKVTLSLDVPTNIMNILFNIAKAKNLRAKAAANAHLMAQIGRRK; this is encoded by the coding sequence ATGtcccaccccaggctgctgctgctcctcgtCCTGCTGGGAGCCGCCGGCGCCGGCCGCGCCCTCAGCCTGTCCAGCGCcgcctccctgctcagctgcctgcaggccGCCCTGTCGGAGGCACGGCCGGGCCCTCCCCAGGACAACGCCGCCCTGGACAAGCGCGGCTCCGCGTCCCCGTCCCTGGAGGAGGCGTCCCAGGAGGAcacggaggaggaggaggagctggggaaaagGACATTCCCGGGGGACGGCCACCACAAACACGTGTCCCAGGCGCAGGGGAAGGGCAAGAGCCAGCAGAACCGGGCCAAGAGCGACCGGCGCACCAAGGTGACGCTGTCCCTCGACGTCCCCACCAACATCATGAACATCCTCTTCAACATCGCCAAGGCCAAGAACTTGCGGGCCAAGGCGGCGGCCAACGCCCACCTGATGGCCCAGATCGGCCGCAGGAAGTGA